One stretch of Gemmatimonadota bacterium DNA includes these proteins:
- a CDS encoding MerR family transcriptional regulator produces the protein MSYTVGAVAEMAGITVRTLHHYDEIGLLEPSGRSAAGYRLYSDDDVSRLQELLFYRELGMALDEIAAVLGDPTYERRSALLDHRRLLNEKRARLDRLIGAVDAALHAETRGIQMDAKDKLEVFGDFDPAQYEAEVEERWGETDAYKESTRRAKRYGKQEWLRIKEEGDQTMARFVELKRAGAAPTDEAALATAEEARQHICRWFYDCSPKMHASLGAMYTEDPRFTATYDQHEPGLAQFVREAIEANAARQ, from the coding sequence ATGAGCTACACCGTGGGGGCCGTGGCGGAGATGGCGGGCATCACCGTCCGCACGCTCCATCACTACGACGAGATCGGCCTGCTGGAGCCGAGCGGCCGCAGCGCGGCCGGGTACCGGCTCTACAGTGACGACGACGTCTCCCGCCTGCAGGAGCTCCTGTTCTACCGGGAGCTGGGCATGGCCCTGGACGAGATCGCCGCGGTGCTGGGCGATCCGACCTATGAGCGCCGGAGCGCCCTGCTGGACCACCGCCGTCTGTTGAACGAGAAGCGTGCGCGGCTGGACCGGCTCATCGGAGCCGTCGACGCCGCGTTGCACGCGGAGACCAGGGGGATCCAGATGGACGCCAAGGACAAGCTGGAGGTGTTCGGGGACTTCGATCCCGCCCAGTACGAGGCGGAGGTGGAGGAGCGCTGGGGCGAGACGGACGCCTACAAGGAGTCGACCCGGCGCGCGAAGCGGTACGGCAAGCAGGAGTGGCTGCGCATCAAGGAGGAAGGCGACCAGACCATGGCGCGCTTCGTGGAGTTGAAGCGAGCGGGCGCGGCGCCCACGGACGAGGCGGCGCTCGCCACCGCCGAGGAGGCACGGCAGCACATCTGCCGCTGGTTCTACGACTGTTCGCCGAAGATGCACGCCAGCCTGGGTGCCATGTACACGGAGGACCCGCGCTTCACGGCCACGTACGATCAGCACGAGCCGGGATTGGCGCAGTTCGTCCGCGAGGCCATCGAAGCCAACGCGGCGCGGCAGTAG